The following proteins are co-located in the Trichormus variabilis 0441 genome:
- a CDS encoding acyl-CoA thioesterase, translating into MPFTYHRTIHFQDTDAAGVVYFANILSICHEGYEASLRTSGISLKEFFTNPNMAFPIVHASVDFLRPLFCGDQVIISLVPQKIGAEKFEINYEIYLADVLVAKAVTRHVCIDANTRSKQELSTEIIQWLDGYRKETEEVERRKAREVV; encoded by the coding sequence ATGCCTTTTACTTATCATCGGACAATTCACTTTCAAGATACGGACGCTGCGGGAGTAGTTTATTTTGCTAATATCCTCAGCATTTGTCATGAAGGTTATGAAGCGTCTTTGAGAACATCAGGAATTAGTCTCAAGGAGTTTTTTACTAATCCTAATATGGCTTTTCCTATTGTCCATGCCAGTGTAGATTTTTTGCGTCCGCTATTTTGTGGAGATCAGGTGATAATTAGCTTAGTACCACAAAAGATTGGTGCGGAAAAGTTTGAGATTAATTATGAAATTTATTTGGCGGATGTGTTAGTGGCTAAGGCTGTAACTCGACACGTTTGTATTGATGCTAATACCAGAAGTAAGCAAGAGTTATCTACGGAAATTATTCAGTGGTTGGATGGCTATCGCAAGGAAACGGAGGAGGTGGAAAGGCGAAAGGCTAGAGAGGTTGTTTAA
- a CDS encoding ATP-binding protein, whose amino-acid sequence MDNPVMSAITSLYPQVQFLQRQAASLLLYQSVLQTDVGIAFQELLQAIRYADADARGSLQAYGNYFHALATRKQNWEDYLVSQILIAENPFSKVTQQQDFKDLPPALISAVKHDLQVLQSLYECNSAVLSQWVQAVAHLPISPVVWYLEQDDMGSETALSLHHLEHWADAVEELATHYQKFGIGLFAQYRALRWQDGEFVGIPYPDPVKLGTLVGYESQQEALLKNTEFLLSGEKALHVLLYGSRGAGKSSLVKALLNEYSHRQLRLLEVSKADLKDLPKIVEQLRGVPQKFIIFVDDLSFEEDDDAFKALKVVLEGNLTARPHNVVVYATSNRRHLIREFFADRPSLKNNEEVHAGDTMQEKLSFSDRFGLTLTFESADQSTYLKIVRHLATQAGISISPEELEYQALQWATRHNGRSGRTAQQFIDFLKADTSVFATNNSILDTQS is encoded by the coding sequence ATGGATAATCCAGTAATGTCGGCAATTACTTCTCTATATCCCCAAGTACAATTTCTCCAACGCCAAGCAGCGTCCCTTTTACTGTACCAATCAGTCCTACAAACTGATGTCGGGATTGCATTTCAAGAACTATTACAAGCCATACGTTATGCTGATGCTGATGCTAGGGGTTCTCTTCAAGCCTATGGTAATTACTTTCACGCTTTAGCTACGAGAAAGCAAAATTGGGAAGATTATTTAGTTTCGCAAATTTTGATAGCCGAAAATCCCTTTAGCAAAGTTACTCAACAGCAAGACTTTAAAGATTTACCCCCGGCTTTAATCTCAGCCGTAAAGCATGATTTACAAGTCTTACAAAGTCTTTATGAATGTAATAGTGCTGTTTTGAGTCAATGGGTGCAAGCCGTAGCACATTTACCTATTTCACCTGTGGTATGGTATTTGGAACAAGATGATATGGGGTCAGAAACAGCATTATCTTTACATCATTTAGAGCATTGGGCAGATGCAGTCGAAGAATTAGCCACCCATTATCAGAAATTTGGGATAGGTTTATTTGCTCAATACCGCGCCTTACGCTGGCAAGATGGGGAATTTGTTGGTATTCCTTACCCTGACCCAGTTAAGCTAGGTACACTCGTGGGCTATGAGTCACAACAAGAAGCCTTATTGAAAAATACAGAATTTTTATTATCGGGTGAGAAAGCGCTGCACGTATTACTTTATGGTAGTCGAGGGGCGGGGAAATCTTCTTTAGTCAAAGCCTTATTAAATGAATATAGTCATCGCCAACTCCGTTTACTGGAAGTGTCAAAAGCAGACTTAAAAGATTTACCCAAGATTGTGGAACAGTTACGCGGAGTGCCACAAAAATTTATCATTTTTGTTGATGATTTATCCTTTGAAGAAGACGATGATGCCTTCAAAGCGCTGAAAGTTGTTTTAGAAGGAAATTTGACAGCCCGTCCCCACAATGTGGTAGTTTATGCTACCTCAAATCGCCGCCACTTGATTCGAGAGTTTTTTGCCGATAGACCTAGTTTGAAAAATAATGAAGAAGTCCATGCTGGGGATACAATGCAGGAAAAACTTTCCTTTAGCGATCGCTTTGGCTTAACCCTCACCTTTGAATCTGCCGATCAAAGCACCTATCTAAAAATTGTACGCCATCTAGCAACCCAAGCAGGAATTAGTATCAGCCCAGAAGAGTTAGAATATCAAGCATTACAGTGGGCAACACGCCATAATGGACGTTCTGGGCGTACTGCACAACAATTCATAGATTTTCTCAAAGCAGACACATCTGTGTTTGCTACAAATAACAGTATCTTAGATACCCAATCATGA
- a CDS encoding T3SS effector HopA1 family protein produces MLDYSANPLFNSLMDIATNIRIEPNFCINHPSYQPFALPTKVADRFQHNSPALQNKYLALLLRNFLYGIYYNGVLQSNLANDNYASYSMPQNLATNTNVGIDWEFYEQLQASNHGRGYFDPSWQVLRKEPDGSIAVTKGGLTLYIEPDCHLKPGKKSATVGESVAIWMPNNRLQNGYYLAVSDVGQEKSGNPDADLGTGRIYFNFSAAGAIALMDSLTQQFNAAALPFTFQVLYNPCAYGRYDSGVLYFEHENYPVIHKILQVIYQEYQAYFQPEIPLFTKFLAPGLSLAEEPTQKFAAQETFGMNRCQIVANALLEAWQKGKNAVEERMKTINKHFQHHSIDLQRPYLNPTSEDIYSPLKL; encoded by the coding sequence ATGCTAGATTATTCTGCTAACCCACTGTTTAATTCCCTGATGGATATTGCTACTAATATCCGAATTGAGCCGAACTTTTGTATCAACCATCCCAGTTATCAGCCTTTTGCTTTACCAACCAAAGTAGCAGATAGATTTCAGCACAACTCTCCTGCTCTACAAAATAAATATCTCGCCTTATTACTGCGTAACTTCCTTTATGGAATTTATTACAACGGTGTACTGCAAAGTAATTTGGCAAATGATAACTATGCTAGTTACTCGATGCCACAAAATTTAGCAACTAATACCAATGTGGGTATCGATTGGGAATTTTACGAACAACTGCAAGCCAGTAATCACGGACGGGGTTATTTTGACCCTAGTTGGCAGGTGTTACGTAAGGAACCAGATGGTAGTATAGCAGTGACTAAAGGTGGTTTAACTTTATACATAGAACCCGATTGCCATCTCAAACCCGGTAAAAAATCCGCCACTGTGGGGGAATCAGTAGCGATTTGGATGCCTAATAATCGATTGCAAAACGGCTACTACTTAGCTGTGAGTGATGTGGGACAGGAAAAGTCAGGTAACCCGGATGCTGATTTAGGTACAGGGAGAATCTATTTTAATTTCAGTGCAGCTGGTGCGATCGCACTCATGGATAGTTTAACTCAACAATTCAACGCCGCCGCACTTCCTTTTACCTTTCAAGTTCTCTATAATCCCTGCGCCTATGGACGCTATGACTCAGGTGTACTCTATTTTGAACACGAAAACTATCCAGTAATACATAAAATTCTTCAGGTTATATATCAAGAGTATCAAGCTTATTTTCAACCAGAGATACCCCTGTTTACCAAATTCCTAGCACCTGGGTTGAGTCTGGCTGAAGAACCTACGCAAAAATTTGCCGCACAAGAAACTTTTGGGATGAATCGTTGTCAAATTGTGGCGAATGCTTTGTTAGAAGCTTGGCAGAAGGGTAAGAATGCAGTCGAAGAAAGAATGAAGACGATTAACAAACACTTTCAACATCATTCTATAGATTTACAGCGTCCTTATCTTAACCCTACTTCTGAAGATATATATTCTCCATTAAAGTTATAA
- a CDS encoding TMEM14 family protein, producing the protein MNLSVTAAIAYGMLALIGGIIGYFQANSQVSLLSGVVSGLLLFVAAYLQLQGQTWGLILATVVTAALVVFFALRLVRTRKFMPAGLMTILGMLSLVVLVNQMVAPK; encoded by the coding sequence ATGAATTTAAGTGTAACTGCTGCGATCGCCTATGGTATGTTAGCGCTTATTGGTGGCATTATTGGCTACTTTCAGGCTAATAGTCAAGTTTCTCTCCTTAGTGGTGTTGTTAGTGGTTTATTACTATTTGTTGCTGCTTACTTGCAACTCCAAGGACAAACTTGGGGTTTAATTTTAGCAACTGTGGTGACTGCTGCACTGGTAGTCTTCTTTGCATTAAGGTTGGTTAGAACACGCAAGTTTATGCCTGCGGGATTAATGACTATTTTAGGGATGTTGTCACTAGTAGTTTTGGTCAATCAAATGGTAGCTCCTAAATAG
- a CDS encoding HIT family protein — MKQQKNQFSHLTAIERTYLSFPAQFLINQNLLQGQILDFGCGFGNDVKLLQHKGFDIRGYDPYYFPQYPENKFDTIICLYVLNVLFPEDQANILMDIAYLLKPGGKAYYVVRRDIKREGFREHYIHKKPTYQCLVKLPFRSIHLDESREIYEYTHYNNQRHSSNYCIFCNPHKNLKLLTESATAYAIFDGYPISKGHTLVIPKRHVSDYFELPQKEQSACWLMVNKAQEFLKAEFSPDGFNIGMNINRAAGQNIMHASIHIIPRYQGDAIGAKSGIRNVIPQRK; from the coding sequence ATGAAACAGCAAAAAAATCAATTCAGCCATCTCACCGCCATTGAAAGAACTTATCTATCATTTCCTGCACAGTTTTTAATCAATCAAAACCTGCTACAAGGACAAATATTAGACTTTGGTTGTGGATTTGGTAATGATGTTAAATTATTGCAGCACAAAGGCTTTGATATTAGAGGTTACGACCCTTATTATTTTCCTCAATATCCTGAAAATAAATTTGACACTATAATTTGCTTGTATGTTTTAAATGTTTTATTCCCTGAAGACCAAGCTAATATCCTCATGGATATAGCCTACTTATTAAAACCAGGAGGTAAAGCGTATTATGTAGTCAGAAGAGATATTAAAAGGGAAGGATTTCGGGAACATTATATTCATAAAAAACCTACATATCAATGTCTTGTTAAACTGCCTTTTCGCTCAATTCATTTAGATGAAAGCCGAGAAATATATGAATACACCCACTATAATAACCAGCGCCATTCATCTAATTACTGTATATTTTGCAATCCCCATAAAAACTTAAAATTATTAACAGAATCAGCAACCGCCTACGCTATATTTGATGGTTATCCGATCAGCAAAGGACATACATTAGTTATTCCCAAACGCCATGTTAGCGACTACTTCGAGCTACCCCAAAAAGAGCAATCAGCCTGTTGGTTAATGGTGAATAAAGCACAGGAATTTCTAAAAGCCGAGTTTTCCCCTGATGGCTTTAATATAGGTATGAACATCAATCGAGCCGCCGGACAAAATATTATGCACGCGAGTATCCACATCATCCCACGTTATCAAGGTGATGCGATAGGAGCGAAAAGTGGCATAAGAAACGTTATCCCTCAAAGAAAATAG
- a CDS encoding phosphotransferase family protein, with product MLLPLSSQNVIQHLQAADLCSSEDGKSDIVELPISKKNYNLVVNLADNRKLLVKQERGVENDGILHELFNEWLFHQLLQKFPILGNISAIAPLVVHFDEENSILVRSYLSEYLDLAEFYQNPNVFPKEIAAAIGTTLAALHRTTFQGKEYRDFMATAPQGQFRYHFYNPAQGISSLNPEIFGRIPTEALKFHVLYQCYESLEAAIADLAYEWDACCLTHNDLKLNNILIHSRWNQLDNCLVQLIDWEACTWGDPAFDLGTILASYLEIWLESLVVDPTLELAESLELVMIPLEEIQPSLVALLQAYLQAFPMILEYHPNFLVRVIKFIGLALIHQIQDKINNCKLFDNSHLYMLQVAKNLLTMPEQSILSIFGISEAEILSPVAKVPQVSHPEKEKQLVPLYYEKTRLRGC from the coding sequence ATGTTATTACCACTGTCTTCTCAAAACGTTATCCAGCATCTGCAAGCAGCAGACCTGTGTAGCTCAGAAGATGGCAAATCAGACATAGTTGAATTGCCAATTAGCAAGAAGAACTACAATTTAGTGGTGAATTTAGCAGATAATCGCAAACTGCTAGTTAAACAAGAACGTGGTGTTGAAAATGATGGTATTCTCCATGAATTGTTTAATGAATGGCTATTTCACCAATTACTACAAAAGTTTCCCATTCTAGGTAATATTTCTGCGATCGCTCCTTTGGTGGTACATTTTGATGAGGAAAATTCCATCCTCGTTCGCAGTTATTTAAGCGAGTACCTGGATTTAGCTGAGTTTTATCAAAACCCGAATGTTTTCCCAAAAGAAATTGCGGCGGCGATTGGGACGACATTAGCAGCCCTACACCGTACTACCTTCCAGGGGAAAGAATATCGTGATTTCATGGCGACTGCGCCTCAAGGACAATTCCGCTATCATTTTTACAATCCGGCACAAGGAATAAGTTCTCTGAATCCAGAGATTTTTGGTAGAATTCCTACTGAAGCCTTAAAATTTCATGTTCTCTATCAATGCTATGAGAGTTTAGAAGCAGCGATCGCTGACTTGGCTTATGAGTGGGATGCTTGCTGTTTAACTCATAACGACCTCAAACTCAACAATATATTAATTCATTCCCGATGGAACCAATTAGATAATTGCCTAGTGCAATTGATTGATTGGGAAGCCTGTACTTGGGGAGATCCGGCTTTTGATTTAGGAACTATTTTAGCTAGTTATTTAGAAATTTGGCTTGAGAGTTTAGTTGTAGATCCCACTCTGGAATTAGCAGAGTCTTTAGAACTAGTAATGATACCACTAGAGGAGATTCAACCATCTTTAGTGGCTTTATTACAAGCTTATTTGCAAGCCTTTCCCATGATTTTGGAATACCATCCTAATTTTTTGGTACGAGTTATCAAGTTTATCGGCTTGGCTTTAATTCACCAAATTCAAGACAAGATTAATAACTGTAAATTATTTGATAATTCTCACCTTTATATGCTGCAAGTAGCTAAAAATCTGCTGACTATGCCTGAGCAATCCATACTGAGTATTTTTGGTATCTCGGAGGCAGAAATTCTCTCTCCGGTAGCAAAGGTTCCTCAAGTATCACATCCTGAGAAAGAAAAACAGTTAGTTCCCCTGTATTACGAAAAAACCCGCTTACGTGGTTGCTAA